In Thermoplasmata archaeon, the genomic window TTTTCATATTATTATCGCTTATTCTTGGAATATTAGAGCATTTCACTCTAGATATCAAGAACCTGAACATTGATATTGTACTATATTTACTATTATTTGTGGTAGGATACCAAATAAATTTCAGCATTCGTTACCTCAAAAACTATTTTACGGAAATATCGTTGAGCTTAACTGCAATAATTGCTGGAGCATTAATAATCATTCCTATTGCTCTGCTTTTTAACATGAACATCAAAGCATTGTTAATCTCTTCTTTTGGGTTTGGATGGTATACATTCTCTGGCCCTTTTATAGCTTTAGCATACGGGCCGGTATATGGCTCAATAGCATTTTTGATAAATTTATTCAGAGAACAAATGACAATACTTTTATCTCCTTATATCTCAAAATTCGGACACATCTCTTTGATATCCAGCGCTGGTGCAACGGCTATGGACACTTCTTTGCCTTTTATAAAAATGCTGTTTGATGATTCTGTTATAATTCCTGCATTTATGACAGGCGTAATAGTAACATTACTGGTACCTATACTCTCTTCGATACTTTATTATTTATAATAAAAATAAAAGATTATTTTTTAGATTGTTTCTCTTTAATTGCTGCCTGTGCTGCTGCTAGTTTGGCAATCGGTACTCTGTATGGCGAACATGATACATAATCTAAACCGATAGTGTGACAAAACTCCACAGACCTAGGATCTCCACCATGCTCTCCGCATATTCCTACCTCCAGGTTAGGCCTAGTTTTTTTACCTCTTTCAGTTGCAATCTTTAAAAGTTCACCAACACCTTCTATATCAATAGTTTCAAATGGATCTGCTGGCAATATATCGTTTTCAACATAGTATCCTAAAAACTTGCCTTCTGCATCATCTCTAGAATATCCGAACGTTGTCTGGGTCAGATCATTAGTGCCAAATGAAAAGAAATCTGTGTACTTTGCAATTTTGTCTGCGGTCAATGCAGCTCTGGGAAGTTCTATCATGGTCCCTAACTGATACTTGATCTCAATTCCCTCTCTTTGGATCACCTGATTTGCGATGGGTTCCAAGCGCTCTCTCAATATTTTCAGTTCTTTGTCAATGCTGGAGATCGGTATCATTATTTCTGGATAAATTTCGTAGCCCTGTTTTTTAGTTTCAATTGCAGCTTCTATAATGGCGGTTACCTGCATCTCATATATTTCAGGGTACATTATTCCAACTCTGCATCCTCTAAAACCGATCATTGGATTGAACTGTTGCAGATTCTGCACAATGTTCAAAATATTTTCTTTTTCTGAAATCTCTTTGATTAAAGTATCTATCTCTTTTGTATTTACTGCTACCCGCAATTGCATTTTAAGTTCGAATATCTCTTGCATCAATTCTATTTTATCTGGTAAAAATTCATGAAGCGGAGGATCTAGCAATCTGATAATTACAGGAAAGCCTTTCATAGTTTTGAAAAACTCGACAAAATCAGATCTCTGCATAGGCAATAGCTTATTCAATTCTTTAATTCTCTCTTCCTTTGTTTTGCTCATAATCATTGCCTGCATAATTGGTAGCCTATCTGGCCCAAAAAACATACGCTCTGTTCTTGCAAGGCCAATTCCTTCTGCCCCGAACTCTCTTGCCTTTATGGCCTCAGCAGGAGTGTTTGCATTTGCTCTTACCCCCAGCTTTCTATAGCTATCCGCCCAGTCTATCACAATTTTTAGCTCTCCTGACATGGAAGGTGTTATTAAATTCTTAGCACCTTTGTAAACCTTTCCTGTAGAGCCATCGATAGTAATGATATCTCCTTTATGTATCTCAACATTACCGGCTATAAACTTATCTCCTCTGCTATCTACAGTGATCTCTTCGCATCCTACTACGGCTGGCTTACCCATAGATCTTGCAACCACTGCTGCGTGAGAGGTCATGCCGCCTTTGGATGTGAGAATACCCTGCGAAACTGCCATCCCATGTATATCATCAGGACTTGTTTCAGTTCTCACTAAAATTACTTTCTGTGTTTTTGATAATTCAACAGCTTCTTCTGAATCTAATGTTACTACTCCTACCCCCGCACCCGGAGAGGCAGCCAAACCCTTTGCAATAGGTTTATCCATCTCTTTAGGATCTAGTTGTGGATGTAAAAGTGCATCTATGTGCGCTGGATCAATTCTTAACAGCGCTTCTTCTTTTGTTAGCACTTTTTCAGAAACCATATCTACTGCAATCTTTACTGCTGCATAAGCAGTTCTCTTTCCAGATCTGGTCTGTAGCAAATAAAATTTAGAGTTTTCAATGGTAAACTCGATGTCCTGTATATCTTTATAGTGTTTTTCTAGAATTTCTGCACTTTTTACAAGATCTTTGTATGCCGAGGGAATATCTTCTTTAAGATTTTCTATAGGCTTTGGAGTTCTTATCCCAGCTACAACATCTTCTCCTTGTGCGTTTATCAAGTATTCTCCAAACAGTTTTTTCTCTCCCGTATTAGGATTTCTAGTAAAAACTACTCCTGTGGCAGAAGTATTGCCCATGTTCCCAAATACCATTGAAACAATAGTAACTGCCGTGCCAAGTTCCTCAGATATATTATTTAGTTTTCTATACACCTTAGCACGCTCATTGTTCCAGGATTCAAACACAGCCATTATTGCCATTTTAAGCTGTTTGTAAGGATCCTGCGGAAATTCTTTATCCTTAACAATGTTCTTAAACTCTTTTACTAACTTTTTAAGATCTTCAGCATTTAAATCTATATCTGTTTTAGCGCCAGTACTTTCTTTTAATGCCTCTATTTTATTTTCAAAATCAGATGCTGGAATCCCCAGCACTATCTTTCCAAACATCTGGATCAATCTGCGATATGCATCCCAAGCAAATCGCTCATTTTTTGAAATTTTTGCAAGTGTAAGTACAGTATCATCATTTAGGCCTATGTTCAATACCGTATCAAGCATTCCTGGCATTGATATGGGCGCACCTGATCTCGCAGAGACCAATAATGGATTCTCTTTATCTCCAAATTTCTTGCCCGTTAGCTTTTCTAACTTTTTAATAGCTTCTACAGTGTCGTTCCATAGCTCTTCTGGCAAAGCGCCTGTTCTAACATAATATTTGCATGCTTCTGTAGTTATTGTAAAACCTGGCGGTACTGGTAATTCCAGATTTGTCATCTCTGCTAGTCCCGCTCCCTTGCCTCCAAGCAAGTTCTTCATATCTTTGTTACCCTCATCAAAAAAATAAATATATTTTGTCATATTTAATCACCAATTATTATGTTTCTTTATGCTAAAAAAGTATATATTTTTATCTGACTTAAATTTTTGGTTTAAACCGCTTTCCCTATACTGAACCCCTGTGATACTGCATCAATGATCTTTCCCACTTTTAATGCATCCCCAATAATATGCGTTTCATATTTGTCTTTTAGTTGGTTGTATAATGTATGATCGCGAAATCCCCCAAATGAAATTATGAAATAGTCCATTAAAAGCTCAGTATTTCCTGCAATAACAGAATTTTCAGTAATCTCATTGACAGGAGCACTTAAAAGATATTTTACATTATGTTCATCCAGTTCTCTTAAAAGATAATTTCTGCTCAATGTTTCCATATCTGTAGCGAGCGCAGGCAGCATTTCTACAATAGTTACCTCATTATCCTGCGTTGCAAGATATAAAGCCGTTTCACAACCTACTAAGCCTCCACCACCAACCACCACTTTCTTGCCCCTTATTTTTATTTTGCCGTTCAGCACGTTTCTGGCAGGAACAATATTGCTATTTTTAATTCCCTTTATAGATGGAACGTAGCATTTTGCGCCTGTTGCAATAATTATTGCATCGGGATTGAGATAAGCTACCTTGTCTAATGTCACCTCCTGATTAAATTTTATTGGTATACCCAGTTTTTTTGTCATATGATCATAATACTCTAAGAGCCAGTTTAATTTCCCTTTTCCTGGCGGTACTGCAGCAAGTTTTAATGCTCCTCCAATAGCTTCTTCTTTTTCCCACACTTCTACAATATGCCCTCTTCTTTTAGCGGTTATTGCTGCCTCTAAACCTGCTATGCCAGCACCTACTATCAAGATCTTCTTTTGCTCTATGCTTTTTAACAGTAACTCATCAGATTCAAGCTTTCCAAGTGTTGGATTTACGCCACATCTTATCGCAGTTCCCTCATCATGTCTGGCCTTTATGCACTCACTGCATCCAATGCATCTTCTTATTTCATTATCTCTCCCACTTTCTGCCTTTATCGGCCAGTCTGGATCTGCAATAAGCGTTCTCCCAAGCGCTACAAGATCTGCCTTGTTTGAATTCAATATTTCTTCTGCAAACGCTGGATTTCTGATCATTCCTACTGCAATAACTGGAATTTTTATGCCTCCCTGTTTTAGCGCCTCGGCAAGATACACTCTCCAGCCTTCTGCATACTGCATTGGCTCCAATCTTTTCTCTTTGTTGCCAAACCCCACATCTGCATGAACCGCATTATATCCTATCTCTTCAAACAATTTTGCAATCTGTACTCCCTCATTCAAATTTATTCCATCTTTAACAAAATCTAAGACTGGCAGTCTTGCAGTGACTGAAAAGCTCTGTCCGCAAAGCATTTTTATTTTTTCAAAAATAATTTTTGCAAACCGGACCCTGTTCTCTAAACTTATCCCAAACTTGTCTGTTCTCTTGTTAGTATAAGGTGATAAGAATTGATTTACCAAAAGCCCATGAGCAGCCTCTATCTCTACGCCGTCAAAATGTGCGATTTTAGCTCTATAAGCAGCCCTTGCGTATTTTTCGGCAAGATTATTAATTTCGTTCTCAGTAAGCTCCTTTACTTCACTTTTATCCTTTCTCAAAGGCACTTTAGATGGGGATACAGGCAATTCTCCACCATTTACCTCAAGCTCTGCAAATAAACCTGGATGTGTCAGTTCCATAAATGCGAGGCTCCCGTGTGAATGTATAGAGTATGCAATTCTACTCAACCCAGGAATAAAAGTATCATCGTCGATTCTGGGCTGTGTAGCACCACTTCTTCCATCCGGATAGCTTATGCACATATTTTCCATTGTAATAATCGCTGCACCACCCATTGCCCTTCGCTCATAATGATGTATCAGCTCAGCATTTACATTTCCAGTTGAATCCGCAAAATTAGTGGATATTGGCGGGAATATTATGCGATTTTTTAAAGTTAAACTTCCGACCTTAATTTCTGAGAATAATAATTCTTTATTCATTTTTTTATAGATAGTGTATGAGACTTTATTATTAATATTTTTAGCTCTAAAACTTAAAAAAGCTTAAATCTTTTTTGTATATATCAGTATTATGATCATTATAGATGGAGAGCACTTGAAAATTGAAGATGTAGTTGCTGTTGCTAGAAATTATGAAAAAATTGAGCTTTCTGAAGACTCCATAAAAAATGTTAGAGAGAATAGGGGCAATCTTGAAAAGTTGATAGATTCTGGAGCAATAGTATATGGCGTTAACACTGGGTATGGAGATCTTGTAAACACTCGCATTAGCCATGATGATATGAAAAAACTGCAGAAAAATCTAATAATGAGCCATTCGGTTGGTGTTGGAAAGTATTTTGATTCCGACATTGTAAGAGCAACGATGCTGATACGGTTGAACACTCTACTTAAAGCAAAGTCTGGAGTCAGACCTGAAATTTTAATACTTTTGAAAGAGTTTCTTAATAAAAATGTAGTTCCAGCAATACCAGAGAAAGGTAGTGTTGGTTCTAGCGGAGATCTTGCACCTCTGGCGCATATGACTCTTGTGATGATCGGAAAGGGAAAAGCATTTTACCAAGATAAATTGCTAGATGGAAAAGAGGCTTTAAAACTTGCAGCTATATCCCCTATAGAATTAAGCTATAAGGAGGGGGTAGCACTCATAAATGGAACTAGCGTGATGAGTGGAGTGGCGGCATTGAACGTATATGATTCTATTAATCTCTTGAAAAATTCTCTTATTGCTTCATCTTTAAGTCTGGAAGCTTTAAATGGCAATGATGACGCTTTTGATCCGAAGATATTATCTTTAAGACCACATAAAGGTCAGGTTAAAACTGGTGCTATTGTAAAAAGCATGGTAGAAGACAGTAATATCATAAAAGAAGCTAAAAAGTTCAAGATCCAAGATGCTTATTCATTAAGATGCATACCGCAAGTAGCTGGAGCAGTATATGATACTATTGTGTTTGCAAAGAACATTGTAGAAACAGAGCTTAATTCTGTTACAGATAATCCCATAATATTAGAGCGTGCATATTCTGGTGGCAATTTTCATGGGGAATATATAGGATTTGCAATGGATTATCTGGGCATTGCAATGGCTGAACTGGCAAATATTACTGAGCGTAGAATTGCGCGCATGGTAGATCATAAATTAAGTGATTTGCCAGCATTTTTAATTGAAAATTCCGGGTTGAACTCTGGCATGATGATGATTCAGTATACTGCTGCAGCATTAGTATCTGAGAATAAGGTACTGGCACATCCAGCAACAGTGGACTCCATACCTACCAGCGCGAATCAGGAAGATCATGTAAGTATGGGAACTATTGCTGCAAGAAAAGGTAGAGACATAATTAACAATGTAAAGCATGTAATCGCAATTGAATATTTAGTAGCTTCACAAGCTTTAGAGTATCGAAAACATGAAATGGCAAAAAATACAGAAATAATATATAAACTCATAAGAAAAGGAGTTAAACCTTTGACAGAAGATCGAGAGATGGGAGAGGATGTTAGATATATAATAAAGATGATTGATGAGAAAACTTTTAATAATAATCTGAATTTTGTAGACCGTTTAATATGAGTATCGATAAACTTCGTGGTTTTAGAGAAATATATCCAGAAGAAATGTACATTCGGAAGAGAGTATTTGAAATTATAAAAAATGTAGCTGAGAACTTTGGATTTTCCGAAATAGATGGCCCGAGCGTTGAACCACTAGAGTTGTTTGAGGTTAAGAGTGGGCAAGAACTAGTTTCTCAAACGTTTTCATTTAGAGATAAATCAGATCGGTTGATAACTCTTATTCCAGAGATTACACCTACGGTATCAAGAATGATAGCTAAGAGAAAAGATCTATCAGTACCTGTGAAATGGTATTCTTTTCCAAAACTATGGAGATATGAAGAACCTCAATCAGGCAGGCTCAGAGAATTTTATCAATTTAACGCAGATATTTTTGGGGTATCAAATGTCGAGGCAGACGCAGAGATTATAGTACTGGCAATATCTATTTTAAACAGTCTCGGTTTAAAAGGTAAGTATAAAATAAAGATAAGCGATCGAATTTTAATAGAGCAGTTATTAAAGCAGATGGGCGTAGAAAACATAGAAGAGATGTTTAGAATTATTGATAAAAGTGATAAGATATCTCAGGAAGAATTTGAAAA contains:
- a CDS encoding lysine exporter LysO family protein, with protein sequence MNFSIVVIIVLLFGLFVNKLYFPAKARIIAEKATLLLVLILIFLIGTFLGSTFSNLSNLFLIPLSFAISVVILATTIFIGYVLKHKFVSSKVQKREYNYKMSIFILLSLILGILEHFTLDIKNLNIDIVLYLLLFVVGYQINFSIRYLKNYFTEISLSLTAIIAGALIIIPIALLFNMNIKALLISSFGFGWYTFSGPFIALAYGPVYGSIAFLINLFREQMTILLSPYISKFGHISLISSAGATAMDTSLPFIKMLFDDSVIIPAFMTGVIVTLLVPILSSILYYL
- the ppdK gene encoding pyruvate, phosphate dikinase — encoded protein: MTKYIYFFDEGNKDMKNLLGGKGAGLAEMTNLELPVPPGFTITTEACKYYVRTGALPEELWNDTVEAIKKLEKLTGKKFGDKENPLLVSARSGAPISMPGMLDTVLNIGLNDDTVLTLAKISKNERFAWDAYRRLIQMFGKIVLGIPASDFENKIEALKESTGAKTDIDLNAEDLKKLVKEFKNIVKDKEFPQDPYKQLKMAIMAVFESWNNERAKVYRKLNNISEELGTAVTIVSMVFGNMGNTSATGVVFTRNPNTGEKKLFGEYLINAQGEDVVAGIRTPKPIENLKEDIPSAYKDLVKSAEILEKHYKDIQDIEFTIENSKFYLLQTRSGKRTAYAAVKIAVDMVSEKVLTKEEALLRIDPAHIDALLHPQLDPKEMDKPIAKGLAASPGAGVGVVTLDSEEAVELSKTQKVILVRTETSPDDIHGMAVSQGILTSKGGMTSHAAVVARSMGKPAVVGCEEITVDSRGDKFIAGNVEIHKGDIITIDGSTGKVYKGAKNLITPSMSGELKIVIDWADSYRKLGVRANANTPAEAIKAREFGAEGIGLARTERMFFGPDRLPIMQAMIMSKTKEERIKELNKLLPMQRSDFVEFFKTMKGFPVIIRLLDPPLHEFLPDKIELMQEIFELKMQLRVAVNTKEIDTLIKEISEKENILNIVQNLQQFNPMIGFRGCRVGIMYPEIYEMQVTAIIEAAIETKKQGYEIYPEIMIPISSIDKELKILRERLEPIANQVIQREGIEIKYQLGTMIELPRAALTADKIAKYTDFFSFGTNDLTQTTFGYSRDDAEGKFLGYYVENDILPADPFETIDIEGVGELLKIATERGKKTRPNLEVGICGEHGGDPRSVEFCHTIGLDYVSCSPYRVPIAKLAAAQAAIKEKQSKK
- a CDS encoding FAD-dependent oxidoreductase, giving the protein MNKELLFSEIKVGSLTLKNRIIFPPISTNFADSTGNVNAELIHHYERRAMGGAAIITMENMCISYPDGRSGATQPRIDDDTFIPGLSRIAYSIHSHGSLAFMELTHPGLFAELEVNGGELPVSPSKVPLRKDKSEVKELTENEINNLAEKYARAAYRAKIAHFDGVEIEAAHGLLVNQFLSPYTNKRTDKFGISLENRVRFAKIIFEKIKMLCGQSFSVTARLPVLDFVKDGINLNEGVQIAKLFEEIGYNAVHADVGFGNKEKRLEPMQYAEGWRVYLAEALKQGGIKIPVIAVGMIRNPAFAEEILNSNKADLVALGRTLIADPDWPIKAESGRDNEIRRCIGCSECIKARHDEGTAIRCGVNPTLGKLESDELLLKSIEQKKILIVGAGIAGLEAAITAKRRGHIVEVWEKEEAIGGALKLAAVPPGKGKLNWLLEYYDHMTKKLGIPIKFNQEVTLDKVAYLNPDAIIIATGAKCYVPSIKGIKNSNIVPARNVLNGKIKIRGKKVVVGGGGLVGCETALYLATQDNEVTIVEMLPALATDMETLSRNYLLRELDEHNVKYLLSAPVNEITENSVIAGNTELLMDYFIISFGGFRDHTLYNQLKDKYETHIIGDALKVGKIIDAVSQGFSIGKAV
- the hutH gene encoding histidine ammonia-lyase; amino-acid sequence: MIIIDGEHLKIEDVVAVARNYEKIELSEDSIKNVRENRGNLEKLIDSGAIVYGVNTGYGDLVNTRISHDDMKKLQKNLIMSHSVGVGKYFDSDIVRATMLIRLNTLLKAKSGVRPEILILLKEFLNKNVVPAIPEKGSVGSSGDLAPLAHMTLVMIGKGKAFYQDKLLDGKEALKLAAISPIELSYKEGVALINGTSVMSGVAALNVYDSINLLKNSLIASSLSLEALNGNDDAFDPKILSLRPHKGQVKTGAIVKSMVEDSNIIKEAKKFKIQDAYSLRCIPQVAGAVYDTIVFAKNIVETELNSVTDNPIILERAYSGGNFHGEYIGFAMDYLGIAMAELANITERRIARMVDHKLSDLPAFLIENSGLNSGMMMIQYTAAALVSENKVLAHPATVDSIPTSANQEDHVSMGTIAARKGRDIINNVKHVIAIEYLVASQALEYRKHEMAKNTEIIYKLIRKGVKPLTEDREMGEDVRYIIKMIDEKTFNNNLNFVDRLI